One window of Chryseobacterium indologenes genomic DNA carries:
- the ruvX gene encoding Holliday junction resolvase RuvX, which yields MGQILAIDYGKARCGIAATDDMQIIASGLETVENRFLLEFLKKYFNENKVDEVVIGLPIDLKGNVSEVETDILKFIEEFKKEFSDIAVHRFDERFTSKMASFFISQSGKNKKKRQEKGLIDKVSATIILQNFLEQRLR from the coding sequence ATGGGACAAATCCTTGCAATAGACTACGGAAAGGCTCGTTGTGGTATCGCTGCAACAGATGATATGCAGATTATAGCCAGTGGGCTGGAGACTGTGGAGAACCGTTTTTTACTGGAATTTTTGAAAAAATATTTCAATGAAAACAAGGTAGATGAGGTAGTAATCGGACTTCCCATAGATTTGAAAGGAAATGTTTCGGAGGTGGAAACCGATATTTTAAAATTCATTGAAGAATTTAAAAAAGAATTTTCGGATATTGCGGTTCATCGTTTTGATGAAAGATTTACTTCCAAAATGGCTTCATTTTTTATTTCCCAAAGTGGAAAAAACAAAAAAAAGAGGCAGGAGAAAGGATTAATAGATAAAGTAAGTGCAACCATCATATTGCAGAATTTTTTAGAACAAAGATTAAGATGA
- a CDS encoding metallophosphoesterase, with the protein MNLSFKTHLKNTSIVLRTVMSAGALYSCATYNVQKGKNLFEVKDSDIKSENDFKLFLIGDAGNADEPQAQKTLSLLKSKLDSADSNSMLIFLGDNIYPNGMPKETDKEYASAKEKLENQLAITKNFKGKTLVIPGNHDWYNGLEGLNTQEELVKKYLDDKKAFLPKNGCPIDDINVSKDIKLIAIDTEWVIANWDNYPGINKNCNIKTRENFFDEFKDLIIKNQGKKIIVALHHPIISSGTHAGFNSAKSHLFPLKSKIPVPGVASLINILRSSSGASPEDINNQHYADLANRLKSIVQDKENIIFVSGHDHNLQYHEDENLRQIISGAGSKTDPSTIIEKTDFSYGGSGFAVLNFRKDESTDVEYFSTKDAKLQKLTHISVISKPDVFVNNFPNSFPQTFSSTIYPVQLTQKGKFYRWLWGDHYRNYYGIPIEAPTANLSELNGGYTPFREGGGNQSNSLRLKSADGQEFVMRGVKKSAIRFLNNMAFTKSTLGEELTDTFPEKFLLDFYTTNHPFTPFTIGNMSEKLNILHSNPKLYYIPKQQALGRYNENYGDEMYMIEERFSSDPKTLAYLGNAKDIVSTDDVLKNLSKSNKYSVDRESYIRARLFDMLIGDWDRHSDQWKWAEYEMGDKIVYKPIPKDRDQAFSKYDGAAFKLIMNVPAIRHMKTFTEDISSVKWLAMEPYPMDLVFLKGADQTEWEAQAKYIQEHLTDADIDDAFHNLPKEVQDETIAEIQRKLKVRKTKLQSYAAQYYDVLQKKVPLAGTVNPDKFVITKNGHSVLVQQYKLGKNKDQNELVFEKTYNDSKTKELWIYGLEDDDIYEVTGTGNPKMNIRLIGGYNHDTYNVADGRKVKIYDFKSQKNTYNASNATKNITDDYDINSYNYKHPKYNSVAGYPNLDYNPDDGVIVGVLANYTVNNFIRDPYTQRHSLKANFYTATAGFSLTYKGVFKKAISGWDINLDAFYTTPRFSQNFFGLSNESEYDKEDTEREYNRARISKFNFAPSISQKSWMNLSHQFQLTFEDNKVQRKADRFINQSPDVRPGVFNSQQFVGANYTFGYKNADNTAFPTLGLEFMLNADWKATLSDFNKNFLTLKGKLAIDHRIDKKGKFVFANASNVMWMNNNNFEFYQAATIGGNNGMRAFRNERFSGRSYFTNNSEIRWDFGRIRNNIIPANMGILIGYDIGRVWNDNENSRKWHQSAGAGVWLSIVEMMSARLNYFYGSDGGRLSAGIGMKF; encoded by the coding sequence ATGAATTTATCCTTTAAAACTCATCTAAAAAATACTTCTATTGTTCTTCGAACAGTAATGTCCGCAGGAGCACTTTATTCCTGTGCTACATATAACGTACAAAAGGGCAAAAACTTATTTGAAGTAAAAGATTCTGATATAAAATCTGAAAATGATTTTAAACTTTTTCTGATTGGAGATGCAGGAAATGCAGATGAACCTCAGGCACAAAAAACACTTAGTTTACTGAAAAGCAAACTGGATTCTGCAGACAGCAACTCTATGCTGATCTTTTTGGGAGATAATATCTATCCCAACGGTATGCCCAAAGAAACAGATAAAGAGTATGCCTCAGCTAAAGAAAAGCTGGAAAATCAACTTGCCATTACCAAAAATTTCAAGGGTAAAACATTGGTAATTCCCGGGAATCACGACTGGTATAACGGCCTGGAAGGATTAAACACCCAGGAAGAGCTGGTAAAAAAATACCTTGACGACAAAAAAGCTTTTCTACCTAAAAACGGATGCCCTATTGATGATATCAACGTCTCTAAAGATATTAAGCTTATTGCTATTGATACGGAATGGGTTATTGCAAACTGGGACAACTACCCGGGAATCAATAAAAACTGTAATATCAAAACCCGCGAGAATTTTTTTGATGAATTTAAAGATCTCATTATCAAAAATCAGGGTAAAAAAATCATTGTTGCGTTACACCATCCCATTATCAGCAGCGGAACCCATGCAGGCTTTAATTCTGCAAAATCACATCTTTTTCCTTTAAAAAGTAAGATTCCTGTTCCCGGTGTTGCAAGCTTAATCAATATTTTAAGAAGTTCCTCAGGAGCCAGTCCTGAAGATATCAATAATCAGCATTACGCGGATCTGGCCAACAGACTGAAAAGTATCGTTCAGGATAAGGAAAATATTATTTTCGTTTCCGGACATGATCATAATCTTCAATATCATGAGGATGAAAACCTGAGACAAATCATCAGTGGTGCCGGTTCTAAAACAGATCCGTCTACCATTATAGAAAAAACTGATTTTTCTTACGGAGGCAGCGGTTTTGCGGTTTTAAATTTCAGAAAAGACGAAAGTACAGACGTTGAATATTTTTCTACAAAAGATGCAAAGCTTCAAAAACTGACTCATATTTCAGTAATTTCCAAGCCTGATGTATTTGTTAATAACTTTCCGAATTCTTTTCCGCAGACATTTTCCTCAACCATCTACCCGGTACAGCTTACTCAAAAAGGAAAATTTTACCGCTGGCTTTGGGGAGATCACTACAGAAACTATTACGGGATTCCAATTGAAGCTCCAACGGCTAATCTTTCAGAATTAAACGGCGGATACACCCCTTTCAGAGAAGGTGGAGGAAACCAGTCCAACAGCTTACGACTGAAATCAGCAGACGGACAGGAATTTGTGATGCGTGGAGTGAAAAAAAGTGCCATCCGTTTTCTTAACAATATGGCTTTCACAAAAAGTACATTGGGTGAAGAGCTCACGGATACTTTCCCCGAAAAATTCTTGTTGGATTTTTATACTACCAATCATCCGTTTACTCCGTTTACGATCGGAAATATGTCAGAAAAACTGAATATTTTGCACAGTAATCCAAAACTGTATTATATTCCTAAACAACAAGCTTTGGGGCGATATAACGAGAATTACGGAGATGAAATGTATATGATTGAAGAACGTTTTTCTTCTGATCCTAAAACACTGGCGTATCTGGGTAATGCAAAAGACATTGTTTCTACAGATGATGTATTAAAGAACCTCAGCAAAAGCAATAAATATTCTGTTGACAGAGAATCTTACATCAGAGCAAGGTTATTTGATATGCTTATCGGTGACTGGGACAGACACTCGGATCAGTGGAAATGGGCAGAATATGAAATGGGTGACAAAATAGTATATAAACCTATTCCCAAAGACAGAGATCAGGCATTCAGTAAATATGACGGTGCTGCATTTAAACTTATTATGAATGTTCCGGCAATCCGCCATATGAAAACCTTTACAGAAGATATAAGCAGTGTCAAATGGCTTGCTATGGAACCTTACCCGATGGATCTTGTTTTTTTAAAAGGGGCTGATCAGACAGAATGGGAGGCGCAGGCAAAATATATTCAGGAACATCTTACGGATGCGGATATTGATGATGCTTTCCATAATCTTCCTAAAGAGGTACAGGACGAAACCATTGCTGAAATTCAGAGAAAGCTGAAAGTAAGAAAAACAAAACTTCAAAGCTATGCCGCTCAGTACTATGATGTATTACAGAAAAAAGTACCCCTGGCAGGAACTGTGAATCCTGATAAGTTTGTCATTACCAAAAACGGGCATTCAGTACTTGTGCAGCAATATAAACTGGGCAAGAATAAAGATCAGAATGAACTGGTTTTTGAAAAAACATACAATGATTCAAAAACAAAAGAACTATGGATCTACGGACTTGAAGACGATGACATCTATGAAGTGACAGGAACCGGAAATCCTAAAATGAATATCAGACTGATTGGCGGATATAATCATGATACTTATAATGTTGCTGATGGAAGAAAAGTGAAGATTTATGATTTTAAATCTCAAAAGAATACTTATAACGCCAGCAATGCAACCAAAAACATCACTGATGATTATGACATCAACAGCTATAATTATAAGCACCCGAAATACAATTCCGTTGCCGGATATCCAAATCTGGATTATAACCCGGATGATGGTGTCATTGTAGGCGTTCTGGCTAATTATACGGTTAATAATTTTATCCGTGATCCTTATACTCAAAGACACAGCTTAAAAGCTAATTTTTATACTGCCACTGCAGGATTCAGTCTTACCTATAAAGGAGTATTTAAAAAGGCAATCTCAGGTTGGGATATCAATCTGGATGCATTTTATACAACTCCAAGGTTTTCCCAAAACTTCTTTGGTCTGTCTAATGAAAGTGAGTATGATAAGGAAGATACAGAAAGAGAATATAACAGAGCCAGAATTTCAAAGTTCAACTTTGCTCCTTCCATTTCTCAGAAGAGTTGGATGAATCTGAGTCATCAGTTTCAATTGACTTTTGAAGATAATAAGGTACAGAGAAAAGCTGACCGCTTCATTAATCAGTCACCGGATGTAAGACCAGGTGTATTTAACAGCCAGCAGTTTGTAGGAGCCAATTATACATTTGGTTATAAAAATGCCGATAATACAGCCTTCCCTACTCTTGGACTGGAATTTATGCTTAATGCCGATTGGAAAGCAACCCTTTCTGACTTTAATAAAAACTTCCTGACTTTAAAAGGAAAGCTTGCCATTGATCACAGAATTGATAAAAAAGGAAAATTTGTTTTTGCCAATGCCAGCAATGTCATGTGGATGAATAACAATAATTTTGAATTCTATCAGGCAGCGACTATTGGAGGTAACAACGGAATGAGAGCTTTCAGAAACGAACGATTCTCAGGAAGATCTTATTTTACCAATAATTCTGAAATACGATGGGATTTCGGGAGAATAAGAAACAATATTATCCCGGCCAATATGGGAATTCTTATCGGGTATGATATCGGCCGTGTATGGAATGACAATGAAAATTCCAGAAAATGGCATCAATCTGCCGGAGCGGGTGTTTGGTTAAGTATTGTAGAAATGATGTCTGCAAGGCTGAATTATTTCTATGGCTCAGATGGTGGAAGACTTTCTGCAGGGATAGGAATGAAGTTTTAA
- a CDS encoding DUF5606 domain-containing protein, protein MLLEKIISISGKPGLYKLVSQLRNGFIIEDVTSKKKVSIGNSSQVSLLDNIAMFTFEKEVPLFEVFENIAKNNDYKETISHKSSDADLKDFMLASLPNYDTERVYSSDIKKLAQWYNVLHKAGYITPESFVKAEPETLDGEPAEELNIEKEAKKAPKAEKPAAPKVKATSAAKSAPKSTHRKQG, encoded by the coding sequence ATGCTGTTAGAAAAAATAATTTCAATTTCTGGAAAACCAGGACTTTACAAATTAGTTTCTCAATTAAGAAACGGATTCATCATTGAAGATGTTACCAGTAAGAAAAAAGTAAGTATTGGAAACTCAAGCCAGGTAAGTTTGTTGGATAATATTGCCATGTTTACATTTGAAAAAGAAGTTCCTTTGTTTGAAGTATTTGAAAATATTGCTAAAAACAACGACTATAAGGAAACTATTTCTCACAAATCTTCTGATGCAGATCTGAAAGATTTTATGTTGGCATCTCTTCCTAACTATGATACAGAAAGAGTATATTCTTCTGATATCAAGAAATTGGCTCAGTGGTACAATGTTCTTCACAAAGCAGGATATATTACTCCTGAAAGTTTTGTAAAGGCAGAACCTGAAACTTTGGATGGAGAGCCTGCAGAGGAGCTAAACATTGAAAAAGAAGCTAAAAAAGCTCCAAAAGCTGAGAAACCAGCTGCTCCAAAAGTAAAAGCTACTTCAGCTGCAAAATCAGCTCCGAAAAGCACGCACAGAAAACAAGGATAA
- a CDS encoding GAF domain-containing protein, with product MANLYKKDSPFQVYISFKKYLDVLEHIRYNDRLEYRVNYAESLIESTRNFKELREGFQDTALLEKYEDLIRLLLADLFPTGLTKNEIKAASIPLSNITFNYTERFQDILKDAGKDFEIELRNISDNEFYVFCCCLILQSYFKKDIKSTIPFYYDIPNKQGIMKHYKITVNSDFTEIIPTEDAKIPSDDTLDMLLENLDDFKLWKKYFPSQSWILKGFTIISLVDCTSEVALSDLKSSMIEIDPEDLNPNENLTEIFKSYFDVSELNFGLMTFNKKEQKLDKLPIYESLLTNHILDFWINAFDEETRKSTFNNLNHNSKPVVVSNVNNLDENIKLLPSFSILKDNNVNSFMVIPIMKDGELLAIMEFTSPIAGSFNGLKLKKLEFFTDMVLFSLNRFYFEKNYQIEAIIQREYTTIHDSVVWKFRNEAEKYFTASLGRKIYTLKQIAFKNLTPLFGVSDIRSSSEKRFNLMLQDLNQQIEWLNEILTLTNSDSEKFVLALDVFENEINNEIKADTEQRFQRLLREEIHPFLQGKLEVRTSREIKAKIKDYFSHIFTTTDLFYHHRKNLDDSITLVNRKLADMLDESQVKAQEIFPHYYERFKSDGVEHNLYIGSTIAPEMHYTSKVVHKLRYWQLKTICKMELEFQSFKKYLPVQLDIASLIFVYNEKIDIRFRMDEKRFDVDGAYNSYYEIIKKRLDKAHVKDSVERITAPGKITIVYFGMENQKEYLDYISKLQKKGVLQHDIEFLKVEDLQGITGLLALRVSFTLPQE from the coding sequence TTGGCTAATCTCTATAAAAAAGACTCTCCTTTTCAGGTTTATATATCATTCAAAAAATATTTGGATGTCCTGGAGCATATCCGATATAACGACAGACTGGAATACAGGGTGAACTATGCTGAGTCTTTGATTGAGAGTACCAGAAATTTTAAAGAACTCAGAGAAGGCTTTCAGGATACGGCTCTTCTCGAAAAATATGAAGACCTCATCAGATTGCTTCTTGCAGATCTTTTTCCGACAGGGCTTACTAAAAATGAAATAAAAGCAGCCAGTATTCCACTTTCCAATATCACCTTCAATTATACCGAAAGGTTTCAAGATATTCTGAAAGATGCAGGAAAAGACTTTGAAATAGAACTCAGAAATATTTCAGATAATGAGTTTTATGTGTTCTGCTGCTGTCTGATTCTTCAAAGTTATTTCAAAAAAGATATTAAAAGTACGATTCCGTTTTATTATGACATTCCCAACAAGCAGGGAATCATGAAGCACTATAAGATTACGGTCAATTCAGACTTTACGGAAATCATTCCTACTGAGGATGCCAAAATTCCTTCCGATGACACGCTGGATATGCTGCTGGAAAATCTGGATGATTTTAAACTTTGGAAAAAATATTTCCCTTCTCAGTCCTGGATATTGAAAGGCTTTACCATCATTTCACTTGTGGACTGTACCTCTGAGGTGGCACTTTCTGATTTGAAATCAAGCATGATAGAAATTGACCCCGAAGATTTGAATCCTAATGAAAATCTGACGGAAATTTTTAAATCTTATTTTGATGTTTCGGAACTGAATTTCGGGCTGATGACTTTCAACAAAAAGGAACAGAAACTGGATAAACTTCCGATTTATGAAAGTCTTCTTACCAATCATATCCTGGATTTCTGGATCAATGCATTTGATGAAGAGACACGTAAGAGTACATTTAATAATTTAAATCATAATTCAAAACCTGTTGTTGTTTCTAATGTAAACAACCTGGACGAAAATATCAAGCTGCTTCCTTCCTTCAGTATTTTAAAGGATAACAATGTCAACAGTTTCATGGTAATTCCTATCATGAAAGACGGCGAGCTCCTTGCGATCATGGAATTCACCTCTCCTATTGCAGGAAGTTTTAATGGTTTAAAACTTAAAAAACTTGAGTTCTTTACCGATATGGTTCTTTTCTCTCTGAACAGATTCTACTTTGAGAAAAACTACCAGATAGAAGCCATTATTCAGCGTGAATATACTACCATCCACGATAGTGTGGTATGGAAATTCAGAAATGAAGCTGAGAAATATTTTACCGCATCGCTCGGAAGGAAAATATATACTTTAAAGCAGATTGCATTCAAAAATCTTACTCCGTTGTTTGGGGTTTCAGATATCCGTTCTTCTTCTGAAAAACGTTTTAATCTGATGCTGCAGGATCTTAATCAGCAGATTGAATGGCTGAATGAAATTTTGACACTCACCAATTCCGATTCAGAAAAATTTGTACTGGCTCTGGATGTTTTTGAAAATGAGATCAACAATGAGATCAAAGCGGATACGGAACAACGTTTTCAGAGATTATTAAGGGAAGAAATTCATCCTTTTTTACAGGGAAAACTGGAAGTAAGAACCTCCAGAGAAATAAAGGCAAAAATCAAAGATTATTTTTCACACATCTTTACCACTACGGATTTGTTTTATCACCACAGGAAAAACCTTGATGATTCTATCACGCTGGTCAACCGAAAACTGGCAGACATGCTGGATGAAAGTCAGGTAAAAGCACAGGAAATTTTCCCACATTATTACGAAAGATTTAAGTCTGACGGTGTGGAACACAATCTGTATATTGGCTCTACCATTGCTCCTGAGATGCACTATACCTCGAAAGTTGTTCACAAACTAAGATACTGGCAACTGAAAACCATCTGTAAAATGGAACTTGAATTTCAGTCATTCAAAAAATATCTTCCTGTACAGCTGGATATCGCTTCACTGATCTTTGTATATAATGAAAAAATAGACATCCGTTTCAGAATGGATGAAAAGCGTTTTGATGTAGATGGCGCCTACAATTCCTATTATGAAATCATCAAAAAGCGCCTGGATAAAGCCCATGTGAAAGATTCTGTGGAACGTATCACTGCTCCCGGAAAGATCACCATTGTTTATTTCGGAATGGAAAATCAGAAAGAATACCTGGACTATATTTCCAAACTGCAGAAAAAAGGTGTCTTACAGCATGATATAGAGTTTTTAAAGGTAGAGGATCTCCAGGGAATTACAGGATTACTGGCGCTGAGAGTTTCTTTTACACTTCCGCAGGAATAG
- a CDS encoding Pycsar system effector family protein, which yields MSILQKAKNYVEILFKDKLSSVYFYHNFIHTAYTVNKAEEIMKNTPVSEEDQEKVLVALWFHDTGYIECALNHEERSVEVMKAFLQQENYPENYIADVEKLILATKIHYEPQNLLEKIMKDADFSHFAGHDYNDISDALRKEWELTNVRCFSNEEWNAGNLDMLKNKHTFYTDYAKENWEPLKKKNIKKIEKKLEKEEEKKDNKENKKESSEGKKEKEKSDRSVDTLFRVTLNNHTRLSDIADSKANILLSVNAIIISVCLSVLVPKLDAPKNSHLILPSFILLLSSVFTIIFAILSTKPNVTKTTFTPQDIANRKVNLLFFGNFQQMLFDDYNNAMKDLIKDRDYIYDSMVKDLYYLGKVLDRKYKLLSITYKIFMAGIIISVLSFGAAFLSL from the coding sequence ATGAGCATTCTACAAAAAGCTAAAAATTATGTTGAAATCTTATTCAAAGATAAGTTATCTTCGGTATATTTTTATCATAATTTTATCCATACTGCCTATACGGTCAATAAGGCTGAGGAAATCATGAAAAACACCCCTGTTTCTGAAGAGGATCAGGAGAAAGTACTCGTAGCATTATGGTTTCATGATACGGGGTATATAGAATGTGCGCTGAACCATGAAGAGCGGAGTGTGGAGGTGATGAAAGCCTTTTTACAGCAGGAAAATTATCCGGAAAATTATATCGCAGATGTTGAAAAACTGATTCTGGCGACGAAAATACATTATGAACCTCAGAATTTGCTTGAAAAAATTATGAAAGATGCAGATTTCAGCCATTTTGCAGGTCATGATTATAATGATATTTCCGATGCTTTGAGAAAAGAATGGGAGCTGACCAACGTAAGATGTTTTTCTAATGAAGAGTGGAATGCCGGAAACCTGGATATGCTGAAAAATAAGCATACTTTTTATACAGACTATGCTAAAGAAAACTGGGAGCCTCTGAAAAAGAAGAACATTAAAAAGATCGAAAAGAAGCTGGAAAAAGAAGAAGAGAAAAAAGATAACAAAGAGAATAAAAAGGAAAGCTCAGAGGGCAAAAAAGAAAAGGAAAAGTCAGACAGAAGTGTAGATACTTTATTCAGAGTTACCCTTAACAATCATACGAGACTTAGCGATATTGCAGATAGTAAAGCCAATATCCTTTTATCAGTAAACGCGATCATTATTTCGGTTTGTCTTTCTGTACTGGTTCCGAAGCTGGATGCTCCTAAGAATTCACATTTAATTCTTCCGAGTTTCATTTTGCTGTTATCCAGTGTATTTACAATCATATTTGCTATCTTATCTACGAAACCGAATGTGACCAAAACTACGTTTACTCCTCAGGATATTGCCAACAGAAAAGTAAATCTTTTGTTCTTTGGAAACTTTCAGCAGATGTTGTTTGATGATTACAACAATGCAATGAAAGACCTTATCAAAGACAGAGACTATATCTACGATTCTATGGTAAAAGATCTGTATTATCTTGGTAAAGTTCTGGACAGGAAGTACAAGCTTTTATCCATTACCTATAAGATCTTTATGGCAGGGATTATTATTTCTGTTCTGTCTTTTGGAGCAGCATTTCTTAGTCTTTAA
- the def gene encoding peptide deformylase, with protein MILPIRAFGDPVLRKVGKDIDKDYPQLQELIDNMFETMYSANGIGLAAPQIGLDIRLFVIDVTPLAEDEDYEDIKDELAEFKKVFINAQILEESGEEWKFNEGCLSIPDVREDVKRKGTIVIEYYDENFVKHTETFSDIRARVIQHEYDHIEGVLFTDHLSALKKKLVKGKLTKISQGDVNIGYKMRFPK; from the coding sequence ATGATATTACCGATAAGAGCTTTTGGGGATCCTGTTTTGAGAAAAGTGGGAAAAGATATAGACAAAGACTATCCCCAATTACAGGAACTGATAGATAACATGTTCGAAACCATGTACAGTGCAAATGGCATAGGTCTTGCTGCGCCACAGATTGGTTTGGATATCCGTCTGTTTGTAATAGATGTGACACCTCTTGCAGAAGATGAGGATTATGAAGATATTAAGGATGAATTGGCAGAGTTTAAAAAAGTTTTCATCAATGCTCAGATTCTTGAAGAATCAGGTGAGGAATGGAAGTTCAATGAAGGCTGTCTTTCTATTCCGGATGTAAGAGAAGATGTGAAAAGAAAAGGCACAATCGTTATTGAATATTATGACGAAAATTTTGTGAAACATACAGAAACTTTTTCCGATATTAGAGCCCGCGTAATTCAGCATGAATATGACCACATTGAAGGGGTACTGTTTACTGACCACCTGAGTGCTCTGAAAAAGAAACTGGTAAAAGGTAAACTGACAAAAATCTCTCAGGGTGACGTAAATATTGGTTACAAAATGAGATTTCCAAAATAA
- the mazG gene encoding nucleoside triphosphate pyrophosphohydrolase translates to MNTKQEKLEAFGRLLDIMDDLREKCPWDQKQTLESLRHLTLEETYELSDAILQNDLQEIKKELGDVLLHLVFYAKIGSEKESFDIADVINSLNEKLIFRHPHIYGDVEVKDEEEVKQNWEKLKLKEGNKSILGGVPKSLPSLVKAYRIQDKVKGIGFEFHDAEDAWKKVDEEIQEFHAETDLDKKEQELGDVFFSLINYARISGINPDSALERTNLKFISRFQKMEGLAEEQDLKLAHMSLEEMDVLWEKAKNLS, encoded by the coding sequence ATGAATACGAAACAGGAGAAACTGGAAGCCTTTGGAAGATTACTGGATATCATGGATGATCTTCGTGAAAAATGTCCGTGGGACCAGAAACAGACTTTAGAGTCGCTTCGCCATCTTACCCTTGAAGAAACTTATGAGCTTTCTGATGCTATTTTACAGAATGATCTGCAGGAGATAAAAAAAGAGCTGGGTGATGTTTTACTTCACTTGGTTTTTTATGCTAAAATTGGTTCAGAAAAAGAAAGTTTTGATATCGCAGATGTGATCAATTCCCTTAATGAAAAGCTGATCTTCCGTCATCCTCATATTTATGGAGATGTTGAAGTGAAAGATGAGGAAGAAGTGAAGCAAAACTGGGAAAAATTAAAATTAAAGGAAGGAAACAAATCCATTTTGGGAGGCGTTCCGAAAAGCTTACCGAGTCTGGTAAAAGCCTATAGAATACAGGATAAGGTAAAAGGAATCGGTTTTGAATTCCATGATGCCGAAGATGCCTGGAAAAAAGTAGATGAAGAGATTCAGGAGTTTCATGCTGAAACCGATCTAGATAAGAAAGAACAGGAGCTGGGTGATGTTTTTTTCTCTTTGATTAATTATGCAAGAATTTCAGGGATTAATCCTGATTCGGCTTTAGAAAGAACCAATCTTAAGTTTATTTCAAGATTCCAAAAAATGGAAGGACTTGCTGAAGAACAGGATTTAAAATTGGCACATATGTCTTTGGAAGAAATGGATGTTCTTTGGGAAAAGGCAAAAAACCTTTCATAG